Part of the Hirundo rustica isolate bHirRus1 chromosome 3, bHirRus1.pri.v3, whole genome shotgun sequence genome, AGTTTGCATCAAGAGAAACAGATCCATTCTAGGCTGCCAGGGCAAGAACTTGGAATTAGAAACAAACCTCCCATGGAGATATAAAGAGGGAAATGCCAGAAGCAGCATTACAAACTTAACACTTCCATTTTGTCAAGTGTTGAAGTAACAGACATTCTAAGAGCTTAAAGCGGTTCAATTGgtccaaaaaaccccatggagACTACTAGCCAAAATAATTAACAATTCCCCCAAGCAGCTTGCTCTGAATGCTGTTCTTCAGCCAAAATGTTTCCCAAGGAAGGGGGTCAGGTGGGGAGAAGAAAGCGAGGGAACCTGTCTGTTATACATGTGATTGTTAGCAGAGAAGCTTTTTGCTCTTGAAAGGGGAACAAAATATGAATGTGGGAATAAGCAAATAGTGGAAAGTAGGTCTGTGACTGAAAATAACCAAGTCCTGTccagtaacattttttttcaactgaAGCAGATGACCAACCTGATTACAGTAGCTGGCACTATCCTTCCCTTTCATTGCACCTTGGCACTAGTCAGAATGCCACTACAGCTGCATCCTCTCCCATTAATACAAACAAGGGACCAAAGAGTGCAGTTCTGACAGACTGCCTTGTGCACTCGTGGCCACATCAAGGAAGGGCAAtatcctgggtttttttctgcctgagtTTAAAGATAAGCTTCTCTGAGGGGTGGCTCCTCTCCCCCAGACATCCAGAACCCCATGGAGAGAAAAGGTGAAAGCCAGTTTAATAGCTTCTCCCTGCGGACCAGTAGAAGTTTGAGCAGTGAGGGAAGGCTGAACTACTCAGTTGTGAGCGCAGATAAGCCTAGactgggctgctctgctttcccatcCTTACTGGGGCTTTCCTGCATCAATACACTGGAGATTAATATGCCAACTCTATTTCCATTACACACTCTGCTATTTCTCCCTTTGTTAAATGGAAACACCAGAAAGGTTTGCCAGAGACCCTCAAGGCTCCAGGAGTCCCTTCAAAAAGATGGCCTAGACTCAGGTTGAAAAGCCAGGCAGTACACAGCAGAACGGGTGACTGGGGAACAGAATGCCACTCCTGCCCAGAGGTGACAGTCTCATGGCTGGGAGACATGAGGGCCAGCAGCACAAGGGTGGGCTGAACTGGCCTCCCAGCAGAAATATCCACTGAAGACCATGCACAAACATGCTGACCTACATGACCCACAGAGCAACATGGGCAGAAGGGTGGCAGGAACAAAAGGTAGAGCAAAAGCATGGGGACAGATACATATctgacacacagagcagaggggatggtGAGGTGAGACAGCAGCTTGGACAAAGTGAAGAGGGATCAATATGGAACATGACAAGAAAGAGTATGTGGTTAAACACTGTGCTGCTCCTGAAAATTGCCAGAGAAAGTGAAGTTCCTGTGCCTTTTGAACTACAATGCCTTTGAAAAAGGTGCCCGAAGCAGGACACGTGTCACAGAACAGCTGAAGAAGGACAGCAGAAATTGCAAAGAATCCTGCTTTGAGTCTAGGACAGGGCAGACGAAGGAGCAGAGACCCAACCACCACGCTCCCATGAGACAAGCAGGCTCAAGCATAAGACATCACTCAGCACCAACATCAATTTAATTCTTCCCTCTTCAGGACAGGAACAGGGCAGATACTCCTGGAGTTACATCAGCAAGCGGAAAGAGGGCTAAGGAACAAACTGTGCTGGGAAATCCCAGCTAAACATGCAGGCAACAGAACCACTCTACTCAAGACAGCCCAGACCTGGATGGGGGAAGAGTGTAGCTCTTCGGAGTCACTGAGGTGCAACTCACCTCCGCTGAGTCCGCTCAGCTGCCCAAACCATAACGGAGAGGACAgatccaggaaaacaaaaccaagttgTCTTCTTGCTGCTCTGTCCTGTTCCTAAGAGGCAGCAGGTTACCGTGGCCCTATGCAGCCCCAAAAGTAGTGAAGGAAGCAAGTCCAAGTCTGTAAAACTACAGGGTCAATGCAATGGCTTTGGCTGTTGTGTTCAGTACGGCATTGGAAACTACTGGAATGTCTCGGGCAACTCTCTGAAAAGGCGGCATGTTGGGTCCTTCCAACGTGTCCAGGATacctgcagaacagaaaaaaggggagagaggcaggagtTAGTACAGATGATAGCAGATGGCACATTTCTTCTTGCGTTTCTCTCTGTCCAGGTAGTGGTTGATGGTGGCAGGGCCCAAAACATGCAAAGCACTTGCAATGGGAGAAGACAACTAACCCCAAAGACTGAATAGGAGTAAATACTTCCATCCAAAGACCACAGGGTACACGTTAGAGCTTGTGCTTGGGGGCAGGAAAACTGCATGTTTCCAAGAGGAACAGAGATCCTTTTGCTTTGAGGGTGTCAGATTCAGTCCCCTGCCTTTCGACCCGCAGGTACGGCCAGAGGTGTTGCTTTGCTGAGGGAAATTGGTAAAATCCTGCTTCTACTTCATCCCAGCACAGACCTTGCTCTTAGATCAAGACTCTCTGCTTTCATCCTGTGATACACTTGCAGACTCACATCAGGAGCTGTAGCTGTATTGCAATATGGAGTTTTTGTCACTACAACGCAAACAGACCACGCTTGGCAGGAAATACACAGACCGACGCAAATGTTCTCAAGTCTCTGTCAAGTACCCTCTTAAGACTGATAATCAGTTTTGGAGTGCCTTGAGGAAAATTGCTTGGAgtatattttattctatttcatcAGCCGAAGAGCTGCAGATCAGAACCTTTGCCACAAATTCAGGAAAGAACAAGATTTGTATCTAAGAGGACTTGTAATGCTATGTATAACCCCTAATTATGCAGATTTATCAGAAATATCACAAATGGGTCTGGCTGCCTAAACTCACAGAAGAAATTTGCAGAACTGTGTATTTAGGTATCTGTAAACTCTCTAGAGATAGGGTGGGAGAAGAGTTttaggtggtgtttttttttttttttttaaggaggcTGAGATTTTGTTACATGCATGGCCTGGTTAACAGTACCAGCTGGGGAAGATACAGCTTCTGCAACCTGTGCTATACAatacaagacaaaaaaagatgTTAAACCAAGAAGGAAAAACACTTATGACACATTTCCTGATCAGCGAAAAGCAACCTGACTTCAACAATATTCAGGAAGGGGCTGGACATTTGCATGCAAGAAGAGTCAGTGCTGTTACACTTCACTTGTGGGAATAAGGGTCCTGTCTCACAAATCGGGTCTTAAGTGCTAAAACTCAGTGCACAGTAACTATCCCAATGTTTACCTGCTGCCCTACTCGAACAGCTTCTTCTAGAAAAGCTAGAGGTGGTCATTTTAGAGTTGGAAACTGGCACAGATGCCTAAAGGACAGATTCAAACTGTCCATCCATTCTCTCAGAAAAAACAACTTCCCTCCCCCCAGATCTAACAGGATGTCTTTATATCTCCCTTGCTTACCTTCTACCACCTTGTGATAAGCAAAGTGCAGATAGAGGAGGAAAAGCATATGCAGAGCAGCAAGAGTCCCACACAGGATGAGCCGCTGGGTATGTCCCACGGTGCGCGACACCAACACAGCAACCTAGGAGAGAGGAGGCCATCAGAGACAGGGCAGCTGCTACCTGAACCTCTGGGACTGCAGTCAGGAACACACAGAACAGGTTCTGTTTTGTGTAGGTGAACCTTGTCCAGCCTTGCCAAGAGGGCAGGATGCTCAGGCATGGCTCTCCACAGCAGCAAGGGCTATAAGGGAGTAAATGAACCTCCTGTAGCTGTTAGAATGGGTGGGGATATTAATCCAAGCAGCACCTCCATATACCAGTGGCCAAATCATGCAGGAGCATTATTTTCTCCACAGCAGTTTGGCTGTGAAATGAACCACCAGGCCAAGGAACAGAATGCAAACAACACTTCCCTCCCTATTTTTGTcccaggaagaggaggagcccAGGCTGCCTGTCCCTTACCATTCGTAGTGTAGAGAGTCCACCAACAACCAACCAGAAGATATAGAAGAGGGAGTGGAAGTGGATGTTATAGGTGACAAAGAGAGTGATGCAGTGTCCGAAAAGACCGTAGCCCTGACAAAACAAAAACGTCCATGTTACAAGCACCAGTCCCACACAAAGGGCCATTGATCAAGAGCACAAACAGCCCATTCCTGCAACACTTCACCACGGCAAAGCCTCGCAATCCACTCATCCGCTGCTGAACAGTCAACCAGAACAGCAACTTTAACAGCAGCTCACACACAGACAATCTCTCTGACGGATTCACGGGCATGTCAGAGGCTGCGGCAGGGGAAACAGAGGAAAGATCCTCTAATCCCAGAGAAATTGGAGTCTCCCGGCTTTTTACCACCAGGTTCTCAAATCAGGAAGTGCAAAGCAGGAGACCTGCACAAAAGAACTGCCTCTTTGTACTATCGCTGTGCTTGGGATGGGGCAGGTCAGAAGAGCGTCCTGGAATTCCAGGTTGTCCCAGTGCAGTTACCTGGGACCAGCAGTTTAGAAAGACTTTTCCTGTTCTTTGGAAAGAGCTTGTTCTGGAACACCACACAACAGTATGCATCACAGGGCAGCTCCATGAGTACATACCAACAGTGACAGCATCTGCACCATTGTGATTTGGGCATTGCACAGATATGCCAGGAAATACATGAAAGACGAGACGCCCAGCCAGTAACCGAAGCAGGTGCCAATGGCTGTGCCCATCAGTGTGCCTTCCCTCTGTGGAGACAGTGTCAGGATGAGGAGAACTCAAAGGAGTGGTCTGCCAGCACCCAAACTGACCCCTGAGAATCCCAGACCCTTGGTAGGCATTATCAAATAGCTGGCCAGCAGTATTCAGGGGGCCACAGGACCTACACCCcaagctctcccagcagcagagtgTCAAGACTTTCCGGTACATCCTTCCTCCCAATCCCAAACCAACATCTTCAAATCAATCTGCTTTTTGGCAGGATGCTTATTCAGTTATAGAAGAGGTTTCCCCTCCTCTTCTAGTGTCACTACAGCAACCCAGAGCCCAGTCAAACCACCACTTATCACTGAAACTCGACCTACAATGATGGTGTCTGAGGTCTTCATTCCATGCAGAAGAATGGCCACCAGTGTGAAAACCAGCATGAGGGGTCCATACAGCTCGCCTGCAATCTTCTACAGGAGGATACAGGAGAGGGAAACTTTGGTTAGAGGCCTGAATATCAGGGTCCCTAGCACAGATGATGTGAGATGTGCACTGGATGGAGTTTACCACCCAGGTTATCACCTGAGGTTAGGTGACAGCACACTGAGGTTTGGAACAACCGTGGAAAGGAGCCACCAGCATTTTTAGGGAGAAGAACACCTAACAAACTCAGTCCTTAATAACATGGATTACTACAGTTTCACAAGGTGTCTGTGGGACAGTCACTTGGCCATGGAGTCTGATTCAGCAAAAGGGAACTCACCTGAGGGAAATTAATCATCTTCACAGGAATCATGGACTCCAGCAGTCTGCATCACAGGAaagcagggaatgaaaacagaagcagGAAGAACAACAGGATAGTTAACAAAATGCTTCATAAGTAAAAGATCCCATATACCTATTACTAGTGTTTGCTATTATGTTGACAGGCCTTGAGGGACAGAGGATTCTTTCTAAAGGGTGAGTCAAGGTCACTAAAGAAGGATAACCTTACTATCAGTGGGTTAACTTTGCTGAGGAGGGGCAGATTCAACGAAAATGTTTAGGGATCCACTCAGGGATGAGAGATCATTGGCAGAACAGCAGGAATGAAAGGTAACTTTCCTCATAAAGGCTCACAAAACTTTGCCTTGGTGGACACAACTGTGTTGCAAACCCAACAGAAGGCACATAAGGCAGCCCGGTATGAAAAgagccccttctcctgccctgacCAGCAACGCCAGGTGACAgggcccccagcccagccactgAGACGAGCGGGACAGGCACGATGTGCTTGCCCACACAAGAGTCTTCCCGCAGGGCTGGCGGCCACTCGCGCTGGCTGCCTCGGAGCTGACAGCCAGACTCCCGCAGGCACGGAGCGGCCGCACCCCCGCGCCGGGCGCTGCCCACCTGGCGCGCACTTGGACGGGCTCCACATCGAAGTAGGGCCGGAGGATGTCGATGTTGGCGTAGAGGCTGAAGGCCCTGGAGGCTTGTCTCTTCCCCGCCTGCCACATCTGCGGAGAGAAGGGAgcgggcagcggccgggcgGGCCGGCAGGGACCCCGAGGCCGGGGGCGGCCGGGGGCCGGCGCTCACCTGGTCAGCGACCTGCCGGCCCAGCTGCCCCCGCAGCCCCTTCATGCCCAGGAACTCCCCGTCCTCATCCTCGCCGGCGCCCGCCTCGccctccgcctcctcctcctcctcctcctccttcatgcGCTGGTGCATCTCCCCCATGTCCTCGAAGCTGGAGCCCGACGTGTCGTCCATGTTCTCCATGTCGATGACGGCGGAGCCGCCACCCTGCGCCGGGGCAGACACGGTGTCAGcgcccgccgggcccggccccgcagcctccggccccggccccgcagcccccggccccggcccggccccaccTGCATGTTGTCCTCGAAGCCGCCCCAttcggcggcggcggcggcgccgctcctgccgccgcccgccgcccccggcgcGGCCATGGTGCccgtcccggccccgccgcgctggCCCGGATGGGCGGGAGCCGGATGTGACGGCGGCCGCGAGCGGCTCTCTGGGCCCGGGAGCACCGCCCATCGCCCCCATGGCGGCCCGGCGGAGCGTGGACGAGATGCGGGAGCGCGTGGTGCTGGGCGAGTTCGGCGTCCGCAACGTGAGCcagcccggcggggcggggcggggggcggccggcGCCCGCAGCCCCTCACGGCCCCGCCCGTGCCCTCTGCTCGCAGGTCCACACCACCGACTTCCCCGGGAACTACCCCGGCTACGAGGACGCCTGGGACCAGCGGCGCTTCGAGGAGGTGGGTGAGCGGCGCCGGCGGCCGGGGTCGTCTGCGGGTGTGCGGGGTCGGGCCCCGCGGCCGGCCTGACCCGCCGTGCGCGGCTCCCGCAGGCGTTCCGCGTGGACGTGATCCGTGAGGAAGAGGACACCCTGGAGTTCGACATGGTGGGCATCGACGCCGCCATCGCCAACGCCTTCCGCCGCATCCTGCTCGCCGAGGTACTCCCGCTCCGGGGGTGCCCGCCTGGGGGTGCCGGCCTTAGACTTGCTTGACAGGGAGCGCGGAATGTCCAGCCTTGGGTCAGCCCCTGTGGACGGCTGCGGGTTTTGGAAGAGAAGCACGTGTTCCTTCTGCACGTGTGCCAGGAGCCCGAAGAGAATTAGGGCTTTAGCAGCATGAGCGATAAGGACCCTACTGGTCCTAGGGGTGCTGTTGGTAGCGTCTGCGGGTCAGCCTTTTCGACACAGTCGTGTTGCCAGCCCAACAGAAGCCACATAATGCTGCCAAGTACTAAAAGGTTGAGGATGCCCCAAAGCCCTTTCTCCTGCCCTTCACCTCTTGCAACTGATTGTTAAAAAACCACTGGGATGGGAGTAGATGGGGTGTAAGGGTATATTGCATAGCCTGATTTGGCAGAAATGCCACTCAAAATAGTCTGCATGGTAGTTATTTGTGGGAGAGCTGGATAATCTCTTGGCACGTCGTTCAACTGTTGTCTTAGGCTGACTTGATCTCTTGTCTCCCTGAGGTGCCAACGATGGCAGTAGAGAAGGTCTTTGTGTACAACAACACATCCATTGTGCAGGATGAAATTCTGGCCCATCGGTTGGGCCTCATCCCTATCCGAGCTGACCCTCGGCTCTTTGAGTACAGAAACCAAGGTGAGAGTCTTGGATAGAACGAAAATATTGAAGGATTCTCTCAAAGCAGGAAATCGGGGTCATGTAAACTGAGCAGAAGTGTGATTTCATGCGCTTCTTCCCAGGAGATCAGGAAGGCACTGAAATTGATACTCTGCAGTTTCAGCTGAAAATCAAATGCAGACGAAACCCTCAGGCTGCCAAGGAATCATCTGATCCTGATGAACTGTATTTCAATCATAAAGGTGAGATCTCTCCTAAAAAtatctgttgtttttttctttttggtcttGGAAGACAGGGCTTGGGCTGTTTTCTCAGCTCTTTGTGCTCACAGGGTGAGTTGATTCCATTCTACTTTTTAGACTTACTTTTGCTGTCTCCAGTCCTGTACAGGTGAGTGATGTGCTTTGAGGCGGCAGCTGGCTGATGCTTGTGGCTTCTCTTTGCAGTGTACAGTAAACACATGACCTGGGTGCCCTTGGGGAATCAGACAGACCTTTTTCCAG contains:
- the YIPF3 gene encoding protein YIPF3 — translated: MAAPGAAGGGRSGAAAAAEWGGFEDNMQGGGSAVIDMENMDDTSGSSFEDMGEMHQRMKEEEEEEEAEGEAGAGEDEDGEFLGMKGLRGQLGRQVADQMWQAGKRQASRAFSLYANIDILRPYFDVEPVQVRARLLESMIPVKMINFPQKIAGELYGPLMLVFTLVAILLHGMKTSDTIIREGTLMGTAIGTCFGYWLGVSSFMYFLAYLCNAQITMVQMLSLLGYGLFGHCITLFVTYNIHFHSLFYIFWLVVGGLSTLRMVAVLVSRTVGHTQRLILCGTLAALHMLFLLYLHFAYHKVVEGILDTLEGPNMPPFQRVARDIPVVSNAVLNTTAKAIALTL
- the POLR1C gene encoding DNA-directed RNA polymerases I and III subunit RPAC1 isoform X2, translated to MAARRSVDEMRERVVLGEFGVRNVHTTDFPGNYPGYEDAWDQRRFEEAFRVDVIREEEDTLEFDMVGIDAAIANAFRRILLAEVPTMAVEKVFVYNNTSIVQDEILAHRLGLIPIRADPRLFEYRNQDQEGTEIDTLQFQLKIKCRRNPQAAKESSDPDELYFNHKVYSKHMTWVPLGNQTDLFPDADFRPVHDDILIALLRPGQEIDVLMHCVKGIGKDHAKFSPVATASYRLLPDITLLQPVEDEAAEKLQKCFSPGVIEIQNINGKKVARVANARLDTFSREVFRHEGLKNLVRLARVRNHYIFSVESTGILPPDVLVSEAIKILMGKCQRFLNELDSVPME
- the POLR1C gene encoding DNA-directed RNA polymerases I and III subunit RPAC1 isoform X1, producing the protein MAARRSVDEMRERVVLGEFGVRNVHTTDFPGNYPGYEDAWDQRRFEEAFRVDVIREEEDTLEFDMVGIDAAIANAFRRILLAEVPTMAVEKVFVYNNTSIVQDEILAHRLGLIPIRADPRLFEYRNQGDQEGTEIDTLQFQLKIKCRRNPQAAKESSDPDELYFNHKVYSKHMTWVPLGNQTDLFPDADFRPVHDDILIALLRPGQEIDVLMHCVKGIGKDHAKFSPVATASYRLLPDITLLQPVEDEAAEKLQKCFSPGVIEIQNINGKKVARVANARLDTFSREVFRHEGLKNLVRLARVRNHYIFSVESTGILPPDVLVSEAIKILMGKCQRFLNELDSVPME